The following proteins come from a genomic window of Elgaria multicarinata webbii isolate HBS135686 ecotype San Diego chromosome 10, rElgMul1.1.pri, whole genome shotgun sequence:
- the PI4K2B gene encoding phosphatidylinositol 4-kinase type 2-beta: protein MNFFLDDPEFAEIMQRVEQAIECGVFPERISQGSSGSYFVKDSKRKTIGVFKPKSEEPYGHLNPKWTKYFHKICCPCCFGRGCLVPNQGYLSESGAYLVDSKLGLGVVPKTKIVWIVSETFNYTAIDRAKSRGKKYALEKVPKVGKKFHRIGLPPKVGSFQLFVEGYKEADYWLRKFETDPLPENTRKQFQSQFEKLVVLDYVIRNTDRGNDNWLVRYEKQNDEIDLSDKDIQWLNEKEPIIKIAAIDNGLAFPFKHPDEWRAYPFHWAWLPQAKAPFSQETIDLILPRISDMNFVQDLCEDLYELFKTDKGFDKATFENQMSVMRGQILNLTQALKDEKSPLQLVQMPRVIMERSHGGNQGRLVHLSNAFTQTFHSRKPFFSSW, encoded by the exons ATGAATTTCTTTTTGGATGATCCTGAATTTGCTGAAATCATGCAGCGAGTAGAACAAGCCATAGAATGTGGAGTCTTTCCCGAAAGAATTTCCCAGGGATCCAGTGGGAGCTACTTTGTCAAAGATTCAAAGAGA aAAACTATTGGAGTGTTTAAACCAAAATCTGAAGAGCCTTATGGTCACCTAAACCCAAAATGGACCAAATATTTTCACAAAATCTGTTGCCCCTGCTGTTTTGGTAGAGGCTGTCTTGTTCCGAATCAGGGATACCTTTCTGAAAGTGGTGCCTATCTTGTAGACAGTAAACTGGGATTAGGAGTAGTACCTAAAACAAAG ATTGTCTGGATTGTTAGTGAGACCTTCAACTACACTGCAATAGATCGTGCAAAATCAAGAGGGAAAAAATATGCTTTAGAAAAAGTGCCTAAAGTTGGCAAAAAATTTCATCGAATAGGACTACCTCCTAAG gtTGGCTCCTTTCAGCTGTTTGTTGAAGGCTACAAAGAAGCTGACTATTGGCTCAGGAAATTTGAAACGGACCCTTTGCCTGAGAATACAAGGAAACAATTTCAGTCTCAGTTTGAAAAATTGGTTGTGCTTGATTATGTCATCAGAAACACTG ACAGAGGCAATGACAATTGGTTAGTCAGATATGAAAAGCAGAATGATGAGATTGACCTTTCTGATAAG GATATCCAGTGGCTTAATGAAAAAGAGCCTATTATTAAAATAGCAGCAATTGATAACGGTCTAGCTTTTCCTTTCAAACATCCTGATGAATGGAGGGCAT ATCCATTTCATTGGGCTTGGCTTCCACAAGCAAAGGCTCCTTTTTCTCAAGAGACAATAGATTTGATTCTTCCGCGGATTTCTGACATGAACTTTGTACAGGACCTTTGTGAAGATCTTTATGAACTGTTTAAG ACCGACAAGGGTTTTGACAAGGCTACTTTTGAAAATCAAATGTCTGTGATGAGAGGACAG ATACTTAACCTTACTCAGGCATTAAAGGATGAAAAAAGTCCTCTTCAGCTCGTCCAGATGCCCCGTGTAATTATGGAGAGAAGTCATGGTGGAAATCAAGGACGACTTGTTCACCTGAGCAATGCATTTACACAGACTTTTCATAGCCGgaagccttttttttcctcctggtaG